From Cucumis melo cultivar AY chromosome 1, USDA_Cmelo_AY_1.0, whole genome shotgun sequence, a single genomic window includes:
- the LOC103489688 gene encoding major latex allergen Hev b 5-like isoform X2: MGACATKPKVKTDDLAAIPAPEPIDHDIVKNNEEIKVVEEEKKVDQTDEKKKEDNEKVIVEKEKSPSLASLLVEETAPPVVEVSCIPKADEKPKVEEVVAPTNEAEAKESEEKPKEKNEKSV; the protein is encoded by the exons ATGGGTGCCTGCGCTACCAAGCCTAAAGTCAAGACCGATGATTTGGCTGCAATCCCTGCACCCGAACCTATTGATCATGATATTGTGAAGAACAATGAGGAAATCAAGGTCgtggaagaggaaaagaaggtTGATCAAACTGatgaaaaaaagaaggaagacaaTGAGAAAGTTATCGTCGAGAAGGAGAAGTCCCCGTCTCTCGCCTCCTTGCTCGTTGAG GAAACCGCTCCTCCGGTGGTAGAAGTTTCCTGCATACCGAAGGCCGACGAAAAGCCCAAGGTGGAAGAAGTGGTAGCGCCAACAAATGAAGCAGAAGCGAAGGAAAGCGAAGAgaaaccaaaagaaaagaatgagaaaagCGTATGA
- the LOC103489688 gene encoding uncharacterized protein LOC103489688 isoform X1, giving the protein MGACATKPKVKTDDLAAIPAPEPIDHDIVKNNEEIKVVEEEKKVDQTDEKKKEDNEKVIVEKEKSPSLASLLVEKETAPPVVEVSCIPKADEKPKVEEVVAPTNEAEAKESEEKPKEKNEKSV; this is encoded by the exons ATGGGTGCCTGCGCTACCAAGCCTAAAGTCAAGACCGATGATTTGGCTGCAATCCCTGCACCCGAACCTATTGATCATGATATTGTGAAGAACAATGAGGAAATCAAGGTCgtggaagaggaaaagaaggtTGATCAAACTGatgaaaaaaagaaggaagacaaTGAGAAAGTTATCGTCGAGAAGGAGAAGTCCCCGTCTCTCGCCTCCTTGCTCGTTGAG AAGGAAACCGCTCCTCCGGTGGTAGAAGTTTCCTGCATACCGAAGGCCGACGAAAAGCCCAAGGTGGAAGAAGTGGTAGCGCCAACAAATGAAGCAGAAGCGAAGGAAAGCGAAGAgaaaccaaaagaaaagaatgagaaaagCGTATGA
- the LOC103489689 gene encoding glutaredoxin-C13-like, protein MEKVNRLAAENEVLIISKSSCCLCYAVSVLLRDLGVSPMVYELDQDPEGRDMEKALVRLQGCNTPPVPAVFIAGDLVGSTNELMSLHLSGDLNRMLKPYKAVQEN, encoded by the coding sequence ATGGAAAAGGTGAATAGATTAGCAGCTGAAAATGAAGTGCTAATAATAAGCAAGAGTTCTTGCTGCCTTTGTTATGCTGTTAGTGTTCTTCTACGGGATCTTGGAGTTAGTCCCATGGTGTACGAGCTTGATCAAGACCCTGAAGGAAGAGACATGGAGAAGGCTCTTGTAAGGCTCCAAGGCTGCAACACGCCACCTGTTCCCGCGGTCTTCATTGCCGGAGACCTCGTCGGATCAACCAATGAACTGATGTCTCTTCACCTTAGTGGAGATCTCAATCGAATGTTGAAACCTTACAAGGCGGTTCAAGAGAACTAG